The Lolium rigidum isolate FL_2022 chromosome 2, APGP_CSIRO_Lrig_0.1, whole genome shotgun sequence genomic interval AATCCTCCATCTCATTTTGTGCAGGAGAAGGAATCATGGGAGCTGAAGGACAACACTGAGAAGATTGAAGCAGCTGCTAAGAAGAAAGATGAAGGGAATGTGTGGTTTAAGATGGGAAAGTATGCCCGGGCTTCTAAGAGATATGGAAAGGTCAAAAATTCAAACCTCTTACTCAAAGTAACCTTGTCTCATGCAGATGCCTTGCATTAACTAAATGTTGACACTTAGTATGTTCTGTCCTGAATCAGGCTTTGAATTTCATAGAGTACGACAACTCCTTCAGTGAAGAAGAAAAACAGTCGTCGAAAGCACTCAAGTTGAGCTGCAAGCTCAATGATGCTGCATGCAAACTGAAACTTAAAGATTACAAGGGAGCAAAAGAACTGTGTACCGAGGTAATTATATGTAGAAACTAAGACATCTTGTCAACTATATATAGTTCTAACAAGAGATAATATCTGGGCTGACTATGAATTATGGTGTTCAGGTCCTGGAAACTGACAACACAAATGTGAAGGCCTTGTACAGACGGGCACAGGCACACACTCATCTTGTTGATCTTGATTTGGCAGAGCTGGATATCAAAAAAGCACTGGAAATAGATCCCGAGAACAGGTTaacattcgtagctctgattttATTTAAAGTCATGATCTACTAATAAACACTGAGTCACAAGTTTACTGGAAGAAATTCTATCCTTAGGGTGTAAAGCTCACTAGTTATTTTGTTGTAAGGCAGTTTGACATCACTGGGACCATTTATTTGGTCACCAATGACACAACCAGGCTTTGCAGTTTCTATGACTAAGTTTGTTCTATCCTCGCGTTGGGAGAAGTAATATTCCTTGTTTTTCTCAGGGATGTGAAGATGGGCTATAGGAGGCTGAAGGAGAAAGTGAAGGAGTACAACAGAAGGGATGCTAAATTCTACGGCAACATAATTGAAAAGCTGAGCAAGATGGAGGGCGAGGAAGCTGGCGTGAGTTCCCTGTTGTCCCACCTTGTTTCTATACTACATTGGCTGTCGATTTAGAGTTGGTTTGCTGTTGTTCGCTGCTTCCAGGGTGGCAGGAGCCAGGGGCCAAGCAAGAAGCGTGGCCTGTGGCCTTTGGCTAGGAGTTTCTTCACGACCGATGGCAGCAAGGAGTCCACGCTGCGACTCGTGCTAAGGCTACTGATCCCAGTGATGGTTTTGGTCGCGCTTTCTGTTGCTTACTACGTGCAGAGTGGAGTTCCTGAAATCGACTGCGTCAACTGTTGATGTGCCGATTCATGTGTCTGGGTTGTGTAGTGTCTGTCATCCATATGCTTTTGTGTTATGTCGTGATGGGTCGACTGCTCATGGTAAATATATTTGTTACGTTGTTTTGTTgactgtcttgtatgaatgcccaAGAGCAACCtggatttacaaaaaaaaaaaaggagaaattgATCTCCATAGTTCAACTAGAAAATATCCTCGAACTGCCAATATAAATCTGTAGATTCCATAAACCTGGCGGTGCCACACTATCTGATACCGTTTCTAAATAATGTATGCTCAAAAACCATCATTTTACATTAGTTTTTTCTTTCGAATCATTTGTTTACTTAGAGGTTTGCGCAGAAATGGTAACTGAATCCAGCCTTGAACCACTCCAGTTAGGATATGCGTaaacttaattgcattggcccgtGTTTATGGAACCCAGATGGAAATGCTTAAATATACAAGCATTGTTCAAAGCTGAATTGTAACCAGGTAGCTAGTCCATAGGATGCACAGAATTTGTTGAGCAAAAGGATGCCAGGAATCAGAATTATATTTCTCACGAGGCAGTGAGAACAAGTTCAACTATACTATTTATATGCTTTGAGTAGTTCGTATAGTTCATCAAATTGTCATCACAGTCAACAACTGAAACTACAAAAAAAGTAAGCAAAGAGAAGTAAAGCTGCCTGGAACCCATACATGAACAACAGATACAGAAGGGCAGTATAAGATTGGTCTATTCGTGTGGCTGGAGAGAGCTTGGAAACATATCTGACAGAATCTTGATTATTCCTTCCACCTGAAACATCGTCTGCATCGGTATTCTCTTTGATGAAAGCTCCTGCAACCGCTCCTTGAAATCCTCCACGTTCTTCACTTTCAGCTTACTCACGTCCCTGTGAGCAatgataaaaatcaaggaaatcgCAGAGTGGATGCCCTGGGCCGTCACTGTTCCACTTGCATGTTCTTCAATGACGATATTCACCAGTTCCACAGAATGATCACATATCCTATCCAACACATCTGGAGATTTTGGCAGACGATCAAGCAGAAGCAGGAACTCATCAGTGACCATGAAGCATTCCAGCAGCATATCAGGCACATCATTTTCTGCAGCTGATGCATTGGCTTCCTCATCTGTACAGACTGCAAGGATTGCAGTGGCTGTCTCCTTCCGTACTAGAACATCCTCAATCTTGAGTAGATCACTGAGCATTTTCATTCCCCCTGTGTCCAATAATCTTTTCCTGAACACATCAAACTCTGACAGTATGGCAACTGTAGAAGCTACCATCGCCAAAAATGAGTCTGAAGTTCCAAGCTTTTCTGCCTTCTCGACGACTTTGATTAGAACAGCTGGTAGCTTATTTTGTCCGGCTAGGATCTCCCGGTTGGGCCTGTGCATGGACAAATTAAGGAATACCGAGATCCTGTCCTCCTCGACATCACGTGCCCATGTAGATTTCcatttcttcttaagatttacgaGCACAGGGACCAGGCCTGGCCACTTGTCAAGGCAAGGATGCACTCCCTTGGATGTTTTAGACATTAGATGGATCGAATGCAAGGCCTCTCTCTGCAGTACTGAATGACCTGAGAACTTGTCTAGGATGTCTTGCATTTGTTCCTCTGAAGGTGGTATCAAGGGGGAAGAGAGCGTATCAGCAGTGGTAGAGGGGGGGAGGTCTGAGTGATCGAGGAACCACGCAGTAATCATGTCACGGAGGAGGTGGTTTGGAACTGTGAGTGAGTGGGGCAAGGAGTGACCAGTAACTGGGCAGGTATTTTTCTGTGAATTGAACCACTGCTGGTATGATTGATCAACAGACTGCAATCAAGGAAAGCAAAATATGGTAACTGGGTAAATACAAACCATGAGAGAATTTCATAGATAATTAGTGAAGTTAAAAACACTTTAGACAAATAGATTACAGTCCTCTTACAGTAGATGATCATGGCCACTAATGACCAACCTAGCATTCAGGAAGAAATGGACATAGTACCAATTGCTTAGAACCTACACCCACGCAACCATTTGATAGATGTAAGCATCCACCTGGCAGTTTCAGTATAAGTGGTGGGAGAtatatttcttggaaataaaatggtGAAACAAGTACATAGAATAAACAAAAATGAAAGAGAACAAGAAAAAATCCTGTCTTTTGGTCCCAAGTTTCTGCTCTTCAGAAACAATATGTCATAGTGCATCAATAACTACCCATTGCATCCAAGGATACAACCGTGCAAAACTACAGCACAATGGGAGCTTATATGATATTTAACAGCTTACGAATATCGCAATTTTCCAAATAAGTTACAAACTCAAGTACAAATATGAAAATTCGAACTACATCATAGAGCAGGAAGTGCAGATTATTTTATTATGATCCAGGAGAACATAAGCTGGTACCTTTTTTCTTTCAGCGCCCAATCAATTCGATTATTTGATGAGATAGAAACTATAAACATgtcgcaattcaagaggaaattacATTGATAACCAAACTACCCAGTCATTAGAAAGACGATCCCATGTAAAAGGTAATATGAGTCTCAACTTACATTAGTGAAGTCAGAGAACAGAACTTCATGATACTGATAATAATATCGGGAAGTTCAGTCCTGGTTGTGCATAGCTGCTATTGCTACCCGTTATTAACAGTTAATAACAaatcaacaacaatattttaaAGATTCACGATCAGTGAATAGAGCACTTGCTTGCTTTAGAACCATTTGCCTTTTTTGAAGGACATCAGTTATGAAGAACACAATTGAAACATCCAGTAGAAAATACAGGGTAGTTCATTTGGTGTGCAGGAAGCAACGGCAAGAGCTTGTGACTTACATGTCCAGAAGCCAATATAACAGGATCATCCATTGCTCCTCCATGCAGTGCATCAGCCTAACAACACAGCATAATTGTGAAATTAGTATATTGGTAAGGAGGTTGAGATGGGCCGAAAAAAATTGATTCCATGGAAGTCTCATACCGTCCTAAATAATGGAGTAGCTCActggaaaaaaaaaagatgaagtgGCAGAGACGGCTCAATCAATTTGATAGAATGCTACTGTTACACATGAATACACGATGCTATTGGACTTGaacagaaaataaacttttatccaAATTCTAATAGTTCTTAAACGAAGAAAAGGACATGTGGTTCAGTTTGATTTTCAATTGTTCGCCATGTAGCATTGTGTTGTGTAAAGGCAAATTATATGGCAACAGCCAACAAGAACTACACAGCGAGATGTTCTtgcacaaaaataaaagaaaaggctaaCAGACCAATTCATCATCGGAGCAACAGCAAGAAAGAGGCACGGAAACGAGGGGAACCAGAAGAAGACAGGAAACTGCATCAGAAATCCCAAGAACCAGAGACCGTGGCACTTACATTATCAGGAGCCCATTTGGTGGCGAAATCGCGCGGGAGTTTCGGGGGCTCCACTTTCTTGTAAGAGAGGTCCATGAGGCCGGCCATCGCCTGCTCCATCTCGGCGAACGCTGCCTCCCCTTGGGCGTCGCCCGCGGCAGCCTCTTGGATCTTCGCCAACGCACTTCGCATCGCAGCGGCGAACTCGGACCGCGTGCGGGTTGCAGGCTGCTGCTCAGACCTGGCTGCATCATCGATTCCAGTTGCTGGCGCCACCACGGGCACCGAGCCTGACGTGCCGGCGACTCCAGATGCCGTGTTCTGCACTCGCAGCATTCTTGCTGCTGACCTCGGCGAGGGGGGAGCGGAGCTCTTGCCGACGCCTAGAACCTTCTTGGCAGCCTTCCGCGCTCCTCGCAAGAATCTTGATGGCTGGCCGGAGGAGGAGCTTTCTTGCGCGCCGGCGCCAAGGCTGGCCCCGGTCCTCTCTTCTACTTCCTTCTCGACAGCGCGAAGCAGGTCCTCTTGCAAGGTCTGGTCCCCCTcgctcgtggtcgtggtcgtggagtCGAGGGAGGCCGAACTCGCTCCAGGAGGCGCGCTCGTTCTGCCTCGGTTCCTCCTTCCCCACGTCCACATGATTGCTTCTTGGTTTCTTGGCGTGGGAGGAGTTCTtgggttgctgctgctgctgcctgccGTTGGGCTCCTTCGTGTTCTGAGTTTGGGAGGGACTATGTGAACTGAAGGCGAGATACGGTATTGGAGGCCTTTTATAGTCGTGAGGTCGTATGGCTTTGGGCCGCTTGGGTGTGCAAACGGCTAGACTTCTGTTGTCTCAGGTGGGAATTGCGGGTCGGTAATCATCTCTTGACGGACTTGCCTGTCTGATGAACACTGACCTGTGTCAAGCATTCCGTCGTGCTGAGCATCGTCTTCCAACTCGGTGATGGAAGGGCCTTTGCGTTAATTCCTCGAGTATGATTCACTGCATTCATCCTCTGCTTGGCATTTGATCGAACACGGCCAGCGCTCAGTATCGTGCTTCCCTTGCCTGGCATTTCGTCGAGCATCTGCGCCTCGCCACACCGGGCACAGAAGCAGCTCAGCTCACAGAGCGTCATCGGGAAGCAGGAAGCGACGACTCGGCCAGGCATCTTGTTGCACGGGTACTTGAACTGCACCTGAGGGTTGGCCCGGGCCGGGCCAGCACGGTGCGGGCTTGTCGTGCCCGCAGCTTCCAGTACCGGCGAGAGGGTCGGCACGCGGAGCGCTTGTGCAAGGAAGATGGGGTGGCCGGTTCCCCTCTGTTGCCGTGGCCATGGTCTTCGCGGCGGTGTCCGCCATGTGCATCGCCACCCGCACAGTGGCTTGCCGCTCTCGCGCTCGCCCGCGTGGTTGTAGACCCGCCGCAAATCGACGCGGCGTCGGTCGGCCCGTCTCTGACTCGCTATCTGGCTGGGGAGTACAGGGAGGACATGGGGACATGGAGGAAATCAGGAAGGGACGGTGGAGGAGAAGCGCCATGGCTGGGATGGCAAGATGCGGCGGAGGAAGCAGAGGGTGGGACTGGGAAGAGCATTGCAGAGGCGAGCAGCACGGTGGGGTTCCAGCGTGACAGATGAGTAGATTACACGAGCAGGTGGAATGGTTTTACATAGACCAACGTTACATGTTTCTGGATTTCCTTATGGGACTTATGAAAATGTGTGATTGTACTTCTAACTTTCTGAAAAATTAAACTATCTTAAAGTTGTTTATACAAAAttatatcaaaattctttttacaaTCAACACTCTTTTGGCAAGAAGTTAGTGAAAAGAAAAATAGCGGTTACTAAATAGAGTGTCATTTGCCATCCGACCGATTAAGATGGACTAGATATTCATGATCTTGAGCTTAAAAACAGGACCTTCCTCGGTAAATAGTTGTATAAGCTCCTTACCGAAGATGGGGTCTAGCAAACTATTTTTAAGAGGAAGTATGTTGGCTCTAGTGCGCTATCCCTGGGGATTTGTATCTTTGGTTGGACTTATGGCGATAAAAAGAATCTTCTCATATGGTTCTTTCTCTATTAGGAATGGATCTAAGATAAGGTTCTAGGAAGATatatggttaggtaataccaCTCTCCGGGAACAATACCATGCTTTATACACATATGCCAAATTAGCTAAGGTGGTGGAATCTTCTCCACCTAATATGACGTTCAGACGAAATCTTATTGAACCACGGCTAGCATATTGGCATGATTTGCTTATGCGCTTGGCTTCTGTCTATTTGACACTGGGATCTAATGAGTTTGTGTGAAATCTTACAGAAAATAGAATATTCTTTGCAGACTTCGTGTATAAAGTTTTGATTCTTCCTACTATGCCAATAATAAGATGATCTGCAAAATGAAGATACCATTGAAGACTAAGGTATTCGCTTGGTATAGAGGTTCTCACTAAGGATAACCTTGTAAAACGTAATTAGCACGGACGTAAGACATGTTTTTTTGTTAACAAGACGGTACAATAAAACACCTATTTTCCAACTGCCAATTTTCTAGATCTATATGTTCAATCATCCAAATAGGTCCTACATTGTACCCGCCACAGAGTGTTGCCAGTATATTTGGTAATTGACTAAATGGGGTGGATCGAAGGTTTAAGTTACTTATTAGAGTCGAAGTGCTTGCCGTTATTTGGTCGCTTTGACTCTGTCGAAATAACAAGGTGTTTAACAATAAAAatgcttctcttatgcaggtcatctaccggtgcagttctttgctccgttcatggtcgctatTTCAGGATACGGAGATCGTGACTTCTTTACGAAGGTTTCTATACGGTTGGAGGACAAGACGAAGAAAaatttattacccaacatgggtggcatcaTAGTTTGATGCTTGCTCCACCTTCTCAGGGTTCTATTCTATCTCATGAGTGATGATATGTATTGAGCCTTTTATCCGTTGTAAATTGTTCGTGGATGGTGTGCACCTGCGTGCATCCTGATTATGCAGAGACCGGTTGTAAGCttaaaccttttaagtaataaaggACACTTTGTTAAAAAAATAATTATATCAATATTTATGAAATAAAACCGATACACGATCAAAGAGTATGAACATGAATCTAATTGTACTAATTTGGTTGCACAAATGTTAATGCTATTTTATGTAAAAGTGGTCAAGCTTAAAAAAGTTTCACCTTCTAGGTAAGATGGAAGTGCACTCTTTCTATGACGGTGCGAGTAGCTTTTGGTGTACTGCCTTGTGTGGCCATGATAGATGGAATAGTTTGTAGGAATGTGAACAGATTGGGTTGGATCAGATTGCTTATGCCATATTATTTACCATATCttttattttaaatttgtatTGGAGTGGATATTGAAAGTTTGTGAATTTAAATGCAAACATATGGGAAAGCTGAGTTGAATCGAAAATGGGGCGGACCGGAAACAAGTCTGGTAATTACTTTTTACTACTCTACGGTAGAGGAAGCCCCTACGGTGTGGATTTTCTAATCAAgcaagagagatagagagagagagagggagacaaGAAGCAACATACAAATATTTACATTGAGAGGGGGTTTAGGAGAGAAAGGAAATCTGACAAATACTCTAATAGATAGGTAAATATAGTTGCAGCAAAGCTTGATAGGTATTTAATCTTTTAGCCTTGCAAGAGTCAATTGTTTATGAAAGTAAAGACATAATTTAGGCTAAAACCCAAGAATTGACAAGATAGTGTAACTATAATAAAGTAAATAGTTGAACCATCACAAATTAAGAGATAGACATGTTCCAAATGAATTTGATAACTCAATAACTACTAACTTTTGACTCAGAAAATTCAGATTATCCGGTTTAAAATATTTAGATATTTAGATAATCCTAAGTAATTTTCAGTTAATCCGCACCCACATGTTGTTTACTATACCATATCCGGGGCGCTATTTTGGAATCCGATATCCTTATCATCTGGATTCATTAAAATTGGATATAGATACATTAAAACAGATTTTTCCTGGTTCTAAGAGTTATAACCAATAACAAGGGGATTTCGTGGAACATCCCATAATCCTTTAATAAATAGTGGTGGTAACTCATGATATCATGCAAATATATGAGATAATAATATAATAAACTACCAATCTCATATGTAAGTTCCCAACGTATCATTTACAAACTTGTAATATTTTTTTGAGAACTAACTTATTAATAGTTGTAAGATTGCATAGGTTTCTTTTAATTGAGTAACACTCCATACATAACTCCAATTTTCatcctgcccccccccccccctaaaaaaaataaaatagacTCCAATTTTTATGCTGTCCACCTATgagttgtagcaaaaaaaaaatagcaatTTCACACATAGTCTTTATTTGCAGAAATTAATGTTGCGCCTATTGAGTGAGATAAGTGAAAAAATTCCTCTAAGAAATATTGTTGTTCTTCAACAATAATATTGATGTGTTTGGCAAAGGTAAGGGTGTGCAAAGTTTTGATTGAAAcattgaaaggacacagatgtcgcctacatggggtgaataggcggtttaaaacttttacgagatgagcttaacaaatgcggaataaaactagcgtttactttgtcaagcccaaatcctatatactatggttcacctatgtgcaccaacaacttatgctaagcaatacaagcaactatgtgatagcaagatatataacttcaagcatgatggatatcacaaagtaaaatgcataagtaaagagttcgggtatagagataatcgaggcacgcgggagacaatgatttatcccgaagttcacactcttgcgagtgctaatctccgttggagaggtctggtggcttagtgctcccgaacgccacaaatggcctcaccttgaggtgtggttgctcgatgcacaccaacgccacaaaggcctcacccaagatggggtagtcacaccacacaccgagcgccacgaaggcatctcaccttattctccggtgactctcgccacaaaggcctaggtcacggttccactaagggatttccttcgaggcggaaaccgagccttacacaaaggttggggcacacatccacaacttaattggaggcttccAACAattcaccacaaaggtctagaatacgtctagggttccaagaacccaagcgtAAAAGCTTctcactttcacttccacgaatctttgtggaaagctcaaaccgatgcaccaaatgcaacggAAAATCCTTCACTCCCAACTTCCACCAAAGCTAAAAAAGCTTGTggggggaagaagagaggaagaacaaaggaaatttACAAAGAACTTCAAGATCAagaggattccactcacaaagagaggaatttgattggtagaaaagtagatcaagatctcctctttcttttcccttaaatgggggcaagaattatGGAGAGATagagagatagagcaagcttctcaagttcaacaatggaggagagagagagtaagaGAAGAAACAACCCAAGGAGGTAGaatgggggtatttatacccccccagAAAAATTGAGCCGTTGGGGCATAACATGCCGGAATTTTCGGCCTAAGTGAGGGCCGGAAATTCCGACCCCACCAAAATTTCCGGCCTAGAAAGTGACATTTCCGGCCAAATTTCCGGGGGGGGGTCCAGTGGCTCATTTTTGTAGGTCCTTACCCGTTTTTCGGGGGCCTGAAATTCTGCAAATTTCCGGCCCGGAAATTCCGGCCTAGAGAAAACTGGGAGCAACAGCAAAATGAGAAAGACCATAACTTGAGCATCtgcactccgattttgatgatcttgggctcgtttcgaagctagtaataagctctacaagatcatacaGGGAACCATCGTAGTACATCAAGGGAGGacagaaataaatgatgaaaggtttgatatatctaaaaaagacataccggtaaaacctccaacctcgaaaatgcaataagTTGCCCATGAAAAAACcatttgaatggatcgtagcgaacaagaggggggtgaatggcgctacggcaagttttagtctttttcaatttttagtgcaacggaaggtaaaggtgataactttagcgatagcggtgatcctacaatgatcctaggacaagtgcaacaagcaaaggaatcaacaagatagtaagagtaaggagcgggacaaccgtgggcgcggagacgaggcgaggtttgtttcccgcagttccttccacaataggaagtacgtctgcgttgaggaggtgctagtctcacacaagagactagacggccacaccacgaaggaaggtctcaccttcttcctcgagaaagctccacgaaggtgctcccccttctccactaaggcaccggtcaaggcggtgattccttcacaaggt includes:
- the LOC124690426 gene encoding U-box domain-containing protein 73-like, which produces MWTWGRRNRGRTSAPPGASSASLDSTTTTTSEGDQTLQEDLLRAVEKEVEERTGASLGAGAQESSSSGQPSRFLRGARKAAKKVLGVGKSSAPPSPRSAARMLRVQNTASGVAGTSGSVPVVAPATGIDDAARSEQQPATRTRSEFAAAMRSALAKIQEAAAGDAQGEAAFAEMEQAMAGLMDLSYKKVEPPKLPRDFATKWAPDNADALHGGAMDDPVILASGHSVDQSYQQWFNSQKNTCPVTGHSLPHSLTVPNHLLRDMITAWFLDHSDLPPSTTADTLSSPLIPPSEEQMQDILDKFSGHSVLQREALHSIHLMSKTSKGVHPCLDKWPGLVPVLVNLKKKWKSTWARDVEEDRISVFLNLSMHRPNREILAGQNKLPAVLIKVVEKAEKLGTSDSFLAMVASTVAILSEFDVFRKRLLDTGGMKMLSDLLKIEDVLVRKETATAILAVCTDEEANASAAENDVPDMLLECFMVTDEFLLLLDRLPKSPDVLDRICDHSVELVNIVIEEHASGTVTAQGIHSAISLIFIIAHRDVSKLKVKNVEDFKERLQELSSKRIPMQTMFQVEGIIKILSDMFPSSLQPHE